In Leptodesmis sichuanensis A121, the following are encoded in one genomic region:
- a CDS encoding MoaD/ThiS family protein, translating into MAVKVLIPTPLQKLTNDQATVECQGSTIAELLESLETNCPGIKGRLCDNNGELRRFVNFYVNSEDIRFLDGVKTPLKDGDEVSIIPAIAGG; encoded by the coding sequence ATGGCCGTTAAAGTATTGATCCCAACTCCCTTACAGAAGCTGACCAACGACCAGGCAACCGTTGAGTGTCAGGGCAGCACGATCGCCGAGTTGCTGGAATCCCTGGAAACGAATTGTCCTGGTATTAAGGGCCGCCTGTGCGACAACAACGGTGAACTTCGTCGTTTTGTTAACTTCTACGTCAACAGTGAAGACATTCGCTTTCTAGATGGCGTGAAAACTCCTCTCAAAGATGGGGATGAAGTTAGCATTATTCCCGCGATCGCAGGTGGTTGA
- a CDS encoding DUF3119 family protein — MTTVSSSSRQTVELAPFYGLPVALIVAAVPLLFLQIWVSLAIALLGTFLLFQTVVIRLRFTETDLDVYRGDRLLRRFPYRDWQNWRIFWPSLPILFYFREVNSIHFLPVLFDPQVLRQCLETRCPRS; from the coding sequence GTGACCACTGTTTCATCCTCTTCCCGTCAAACCGTTGAACTTGCACCTTTCTACGGGTTGCCAGTTGCTCTGATTGTGGCTGCGGTGCCGCTCCTGTTCCTGCAAATCTGGGTCAGTTTGGCGATCGCCCTCTTGGGGACATTCCTGCTATTTCAAACAGTGGTGATCCGACTACGCTTCACGGAAACGGATCTGGATGTTTACCGGGGCGATCGCTTGTTGCGCCGATTTCCTTATCGGGACTGGCAAAATTGGCGGATTTTCTGGCCGTCTCTTCCTATCCTGTTCTATTTCAGAGAAGTGAACAGTATTCATTTTTTACCCGTCCTGTTTGATCCCCAGGTTTTACGGCAATGTTTGGAAACTCGTTGTCCTCGGAGTTAA
- a CDS encoding MlaE family lipid ABC transporter permease subunit, whose amino-acid sequence MFEAFVKGAPTFTGLGRWSRRLLAALLLGGQVIVHLLAGKIHRRNTLEQMALVGPASLLIALITAGFVGMVFTIQVAREFITLGAGSAVGGVLALALCRELAPVLTAVVLAGRVGSAFAAELGTMQVTEQIDALYVLKTDPIDYLVIPRVIACCLMLPILTVLSLLTGLGGGLLIASTLYGIPHSVFLDSVHNFLRLWDLFSAPIKGFCFGALIAVIGSSWGLTTTGGAKGVGQSTTTAVVTSLLAIFISNFFLSWIMFQGTGSAVLQGF is encoded by the coding sequence TTGTTTGAGGCATTTGTGAAAGGAGCACCGACCTTTACAGGCTTAGGACGATGGAGCCGCCGCCTACTGGCTGCCCTTCTATTAGGTGGCCAAGTGATTGTGCATCTGCTGGCTGGTAAGATTCATCGGCGGAATACCCTGGAGCAAATGGCTCTGGTTGGCCCAGCCTCATTGCTGATTGCGTTAATTACGGCTGGGTTTGTGGGCATGGTGTTTACGATTCAGGTGGCGAGAGAGTTTATCACGCTAGGGGCAGGTAGCGCCGTGGGTGGGGTGCTGGCCCTGGCGCTCTGTCGGGAACTGGCTCCGGTGCTGACAGCGGTAGTGTTAGCGGGACGGGTGGGATCTGCCTTTGCTGCAGAGTTGGGAACCATGCAGGTGACTGAGCAGATTGATGCGCTGTATGTTCTGAAGACGGATCCGATCGACTATCTAGTCATTCCCAGAGTCATTGCCTGCTGCTTGATGTTACCCATTCTGACGGTACTGTCTCTGCTCACCGGCTTAGGCGGCGGCCTGTTAATCGCTAGTACTTTGTATGGTATTCCCCATTCAGTCTTTCTCGATTCCGTTCATAATTTTCTCCGTCTGTGGGATCTGTTCAGTGCACCGATCAAAGGATTTTGTTTTGGCGCCCTGATTGCTGTGATTGGCTCCAGTTGGGGATTAACAACAACCGGAGGAGCCAAGGGAGTGGGACAATCGACGACGACAGCCGTTGTCACCTCCTTGCTGGCCATTTTTATCAGTAATTTTTTCTTGTCATGGATTATGTTTCAGGGGACGGGAAGTGCGGTATTGCAGGGATTCTAG
- a CDS encoding DUF3086 domain-containing protein has product MNSDEYQTGDERSTEEPLGIQEASMQSLMNEEYAPTAQSQEGSLLDSPVTRLKDEPESLPFSPTSAQSAPLHQQADNLRQEIAQLQATKAQLQNEIATAQAKMSQLVEAGLKELESRKRDLQISIEQLERRQERIQAEMRTTFAGVSQDLAIRVQSFKDYLVGSLQDLAYAAEQLELPKVIQQAAKPAPASEPAAQSPASLTPKFAEQSFQDQTKKIRALIDQYRNRPDYYGPPWQLRRTFEPIHAERVSNWFFTQGGRGAIRTMGSRLQNILVASAIISILNELYGDRVCTLVLADSPERLGEWRRGLQDCLGITRADFGPDQGAALFEDPLVLAQKADRLQKDGLLPFIVMDETEEQVDLAILQFPLWLAFAPNPQIPGYTRDWV; this is encoded by the coding sequence ATGAATTCCGACGAATACCAAACTGGAGACGAACGATCCACTGAAGAGCCGCTGGGAATTCAGGAAGCGTCGATGCAATCCCTGATGAATGAAGAATACGCTCCTACGGCCCAGAGTCAGGAGGGCAGTCTTCTGGATAGTCCTGTTACTCGCCTCAAGGATGAACCAGAATCGCTACCATTTTCTCCAACCTCCGCTCAATCTGCCCCTCTCCACCAGCAAGCGGATAACCTGAGACAGGAAATTGCTCAATTACAGGCAACCAAGGCGCAACTTCAGAATGAAATTGCTACGGCTCAGGCCAAAATGAGCCAACTGGTTGAAGCAGGACTGAAGGAGCTAGAGAGCCGTAAACGAGACTTGCAGATCAGTATTGAGCAGTTAGAGCGCCGTCAGGAACGGATCCAGGCTGAGATGCGAACAACGTTTGCTGGAGTCTCGCAAGACCTGGCCATTCGAGTACAGAGCTTTAAGGATTATCTGGTTGGCAGCTTGCAGGATCTGGCCTATGCCGCAGAGCAGTTGGAATTGCCCAAGGTGATTCAGCAGGCGGCAAAACCTGCCCCAGCATCTGAGCCTGCCGCTCAGTCTCCGGCATCCCTCACCCCCAAGTTTGCCGAGCAAAGCTTTCAGGATCAAACTAAGAAAATTCGTGCTTTGATTGACCAGTATCGCAACCGTCCGGACTACTACGGCCCACCCTGGCAGTTACGCCGCACCTTTGAACCGATTCACGCAGAACGGGTATCTAACTGGTTCTTCACGCAAGGCGGTCGGGGAGCCATCCGCACCATGGGGAGCCGTCTGCAAAATATTCTGGTGGCCTCTGCCATTATCTCGATCCTGAATGAGCTGTATGGCGATCGCGTCTGCACCCTCGTATTGGCTGACTCTCCAGAGCGGTTGGGTGAATGGCGGCGAGGATTGCAAGATTGTTTGGGCATTACCCGCGCTGACTTTGGCCCCGATCAGGGAGCCGCCTTGTTTGAAGACCCTTTAGTGCTGGCTCAGAAGGCCGATCGCCTGCAAAAAGATGGCTTACTCCCCTTTATTGTCATGGATGAAACCGAAGAACAAGTTGATCTGGCCATCCTGCAATTTCCCCTCTGGTTAGCCTTCGCCCCCAATCCCCAAATCCCTGGCTACACCCGCGATTGGGTCTAA
- a CDS encoding GIY-YIG nuclease family protein, with the protein MLSLSSLEFIPYLNDRGLLPDQFQGKVGVYAIFDADQKLQYIGYSRDIYLSLKQHLVRQPQHCYWVKVATIDRPNRTLLEEIRDSWMAENGSIPIGNGADVALWNQPIDVKQRMTTIEQTAYQTAADELSQIKILKQVARRVEAELMEILSDRGVQEELRFNPKMKEEGLLDLK; encoded by the coding sequence ATGCTTTCCTTATCCAGCCTGGAGTTTATTCCTTACTTGAACGATCGCGGTTTACTGCCCGATCAGTTTCAAGGCAAAGTAGGAGTGTATGCCATCTTCGATGCGGATCAGAAACTGCAATACATTGGCTATTCGCGGGATATCTACCTGAGTTTGAAGCAACATCTGGTACGCCAACCGCAGCACTGTTACTGGGTGAAGGTGGCGACCATCGATCGCCCAAACCGCACGCTGCTGGAAGAAATCCGGGATAGCTGGATGGCCGAAAATGGCTCTATCCCAATTGGTAACGGGGCGGATGTGGCTCTCTGGAACCAACCGATTGACGTTAAACAGCGGATGACAACAATAGAGCAAACGGCTTACCAAACAGCCGCTGATGAACTTTCGCAAATCAAGATATTGAAACAGGTGGCTCGCCGAGTTGAAGCAGAGTTGATGGAGATTTTGAGCGATCGGGGAGTTCAGGAAGAACTGCGCTTCAACCCCAAAATGAAGGAAGAGGGATTGTTAGATTTAAAGTAA
- a CDS encoding PEP-CTERM sorting domain-containing protein (PEP-CTERM proteins occur, often in large numbers, in the proteomes of bacteria that also encode an exosortase, a predicted intramembrane cysteine proteinase. The presence of a PEP-CTERM domain at a protein's C-terminus predicts cleavage within the sorting domain, followed by covalent anchoring to some some component of the (usually Gram-negative) cell surface. Many PEP-CTERM proteins exhibit an unusual sequence composition that includes large numbers of potential glycosylation sites. Expression of one such protein has been shown restore the ability of a bacterium to form floc, a type of biofilm.), which translates to MNRIPSPSLALSAAVGLAIASSMFASNPAQAFTLSINPANGSTENTGASALLNFNFVQDGSNVKLNLGITNTTNGSLGLGATQATLVGVGFDLPSLIRNFTYNAGTSTFTNLYQNAALQPYGTFDVGIRSAGSGNFAGGNPQQGLTAGQSTTVSFLFSGTNLTASAVESAFKTGISNGSLDVVGRFQQVNAGGGSDKVIGGLLPESGGGNSAAVPEPTTMLGAIAAGGAFLGRKRLQRKKEA; encoded by the coding sequence ATGAATCGGATTCCTTCACCTTCCCTAGCTTTGTCTGCTGCTGTTGGTCTGGCGATCGCTTCATCCATGTTTGCCAGCAACCCTGCACAAGCTTTTACGCTGTCTATCAACCCAGCCAATGGAAGCACTGAAAATACTGGTGCCAGCGCATTATTAAACTTCAACTTTGTCCAGGATGGCTCTAACGTCAAACTGAATTTGGGCATCACAAACACAACCAATGGTAGCCTGGGTTTGGGAGCTACCCAAGCCACTCTTGTGGGTGTTGGCTTTGATTTGCCCTCGCTAATTAGGAACTTCACCTACAACGCTGGAACCAGCACATTCACAAACCTTTATCAAAATGCCGCCCTGCAGCCCTATGGCACCTTTGATGTGGGAATTCGTTCGGCTGGCTCCGGTAACTTTGCGGGTGGCAACCCTCAACAAGGTTTGACAGCAGGCCAATCTACTACAGTGAGTTTCCTGTTTAGTGGGACAAATTTGACTGCAAGTGCTGTTGAATCGGCCTTCAAAACCGGCATTAGCAATGGTTCTCTGGATGTAGTCGGTCGCTTCCAGCAAGTCAATGCTGGAGGCGGTAGTGATAAAGTCATCGGCGGTCTATTGCCTGAGTCTGGTGGTGGCAACTCTGCCGCTGTTCCAGAACCCACTACAATGCTGGGAGCGATCGCTGCAGGCGGAGCATTCCTGGGCAGAAAGCGGTTGCAGCGCAAAAAGGAAGCCTAA
- a CDS encoding M16 family metallopeptidase, with product MSEATSPVSTESLQPYLDRVIQQVTEFKLDNGLKFIVLERHKAPVVSFLTYADVGGVDEPDGQTGVAHFLEHLAFKGTSRIGTTDYQTEKPLLDRLDELSQQIRSASKEDVTKTKQLKAEFAKVEAEAARLVQQNEMGRIVEQAGGVGLNATTSTDATRYFYSFPSNKLELWMSLESERFLDPVFREFYKEQNVILEERRLRTDNSPIGQMIEAFLDKAFTVHPYRRPVIGYNQDIQGLTRQNVQDFFEKYYVPSNLTIAIVGDVNPKEVKRLAKIYFGRYPAKPAPPEVKAVEPPQQETREVTLNLVSQPWYLEGYHAPAFNHPDYVVYDMIGSILSSGRTSRLYKSLVEQQQVALSAQGFTGFPGNKFPNLMLFYALTAPNHTVDEVATALRAEVERLKTEPVSLEELERVKTQAKAGLVRSLNSNMGMAQALVEYEVKTGSWRNLFKELEQIAAITAADIQRVAQATFTPQNRTIGKILPKAEKGIRD from the coding sequence GTGTCTGAGGCAACCAGTCCAGTCTCTACGGAATCCTTGCAGCCTTACCTCGATCGCGTGATTCAGCAGGTCACAGAATTCAAGTTGGACAATGGCCTGAAGTTCATCGTGTTAGAGCGGCACAAAGCCCCTGTCGTCTCGTTTCTCACCTATGCCGATGTCGGTGGGGTAGATGAACCTGATGGCCAGACCGGAGTAGCTCACTTTCTGGAGCACCTGGCCTTTAAAGGAACGAGCCGAATTGGCACGACCGATTACCAGACAGAAAAGCCCTTACTCGATCGCTTGGATGAGCTATCGCAACAAATTCGATCGGCATCCAAGGAAGATGTGACAAAAACTAAACAACTAAAAGCCGAGTTTGCCAAAGTGGAGGCAGAAGCGGCCCGGCTAGTCCAACAGAATGAAATGGGACGCATCGTGGAGCAGGCCGGAGGAGTGGGCTTGAATGCCACCACTTCCACCGATGCCACCCGCTACTTTTACAGTTTCCCCTCCAACAAACTGGAACTGTGGATGTCTCTGGAGTCGGAACGCTTTTTAGACCCGGTGTTCCGAGAATTTTATAAGGAACAGAATGTAATCTTGGAGGAACGCCGTCTGCGAACCGATAATTCACCGATCGGGCAGATGATTGAAGCGTTTTTAGATAAAGCGTTTACTGTACATCCCTACCGTCGCCCGGTGATTGGCTATAACCAGGACATTCAGGGACTGACGCGGCAAAACGTCCAGGATTTTTTTGAAAAATATTACGTCCCCAGTAATTTAACAATCGCGATCGTTGGCGATGTCAATCCCAAAGAAGTGAAGCGCTTGGCCAAAATTTACTTTGGCCGCTATCCAGCAAAACCTGCGCCTCCAGAAGTGAAAGCCGTCGAGCCACCCCAGCAGGAAACCCGCGAAGTTACTCTGAATCTGGTTTCTCAACCCTGGTACCTGGAGGGTTATCACGCTCCTGCCTTCAACCATCCGGATTATGTGGTTTACGACATGATCGGCAGTATTCTCAGCAGTGGTCGTACTTCCCGGCTATACAAATCTCTGGTGGAACAGCAACAGGTTGCGCTATCGGCCCAGGGCTTCACCGGATTCCCTGGCAATAAGTTCCCCAATTTGATGCTGTTCTATGCGCTCACGGCTCCAAATCATACAGTGGATGAAGTTGCCACAGCCCTGCGAGCGGAAGTGGAACGGCTAAAAACAGAACCCGTCTCGCTGGAGGAATTAGAGCGAGTCAAGACTCAAGCCAAAGCCGGATTAGTGCGATCGCTCAATTCCAACATGGGCATGGCCCAAGCGTTGGTGGAATACGAAGTCAAAACTGGTAGTTGGCGCAATTTATTCAAAGAACTTGAACAGATTGCCGCGATCACTGCTGCCGACATTCAACGGGTTGCCCAGGCCACCTTCACCCCCCAGAATCGCACCATTGGGAAGATTTTGCCAAAAGCGGAAAAGGGAATTAGGGATTAG
- the plsY gene encoding glycerol-3-phosphate 1-O-acyltransferase PlsY, which translates to MALWLTLNALLILLAYLLGSLATGYWAGRWLKGIDIREHGSGSTGATNVLRTLGTGPGVVVLLIDVLKGVGAIALVTWFYTTDLIQPLIPGTLNPATWLPWMVTLAGIAALLGHSKSIFLNFTGGKSVATSLGVLLAMSWLVGVGTFAVFLLVLAITRIVSISSMSGAIAVPGLMLATHQPLPYVLFGLAGGLYVILRHRANIQRLLQGTEPRLGQKLPEPDSSAQS; encoded by the coding sequence ATGGCACTCTGGCTCACTCTCAATGCTCTATTAATCCTCCTGGCCTATCTCCTCGGTTCCCTGGCGACGGGTTATTGGGCCGGACGCTGGTTAAAAGGTATTGATATTCGAGAGCATGGATCTGGCTCTACTGGGGCAACCAATGTGCTGAGAACTCTGGGAACGGGACCAGGAGTTGTGGTACTCCTGATCGATGTTTTAAAGGGAGTGGGCGCGATCGCCCTGGTGACCTGGTTTTACACTACCGACCTGATCCAACCCCTGATCCCTGGTACCCTTAACCCAGCCACCTGGCTCCCGTGGATGGTTACTCTGGCTGGAATTGCTGCTTTACTGGGACACAGTAAATCCATTTTCCTCAATTTCACTGGTGGCAAATCAGTGGCAACCAGCTTAGGGGTGCTACTAGCCATGAGTTGGCTGGTGGGTGTGGGAACATTTGCTGTGTTTTTGCTGGTACTGGCCATTACCCGGATTGTGTCGATTAGTTCTATGAGTGGTGCGATCGCAGTTCCTGGCTTAATGCTGGCAACCCATCAACCGCTGCCCTACGTCTTGTTCGGTTTAGCGGGTGGTCTGTACGTCATCTTGCGTCATCGCGCCAATATCCAACGTTTATTGCAGGGAACCGAACCTCGCCTGGGCCAGAAGTTACCAGAGCCAGATAGTTCTGCTCAATCCTAA
- the thrC gene encoding threonine synthase, translating to MTQATQLKTKSTATFRALQCKECGAEYEPKAVHVCEYCFGPLEVVYDYSTLRQTVTRETIQAGPNSIWRYRAFLPVESDQPIDVGTGMTPLVQANRLARRLGLNKLFIKNDAVNMPTLSFKDRVVSVALTRARELGFSTVSCASTGNLANSTAAIAAHAGLDCCVFIPADLEAGKVMGTLIYSPTVMAVQGNYDQVNRLCSEVANTHGWGFVNINLRPYYSEGSKTLGYEVAEQLGWQLPDHIVAPLASGSLFTKIYKGFREFVEVGLVEDKPVRFSGAQAEGCSPIAQAFREERDFISPVKPNTIAKSIAIGNPADGVYAIDIARKTNGNIESVTDAEIVEGIKLLAETEGIFTETAGGTTVAVLKKLVEAGKIDPDETTVVYITGNGLKTQEAVQGYVGEPLTIAPKLDSFERALERSRTLDRLEWQQVLV from the coding sequence ATGACCCAGGCCACCCAACTGAAAACAAAGTCCACTGCTACCTTCCGCGCCCTGCAGTGTAAAGAGTGCGGAGCGGAGTATGAACCGAAGGCTGTCCATGTTTGCGAATACTGTTTCGGCCCGCTGGAAGTTGTTTATGACTACAGTACCCTGCGGCAAACCGTGACCCGTGAAACGATCCAGGCTGGCCCCAACTCTATCTGGCGCTACCGGGCGTTTCTCCCTGTTGAGAGCGATCAGCCGATCGATGTGGGAACAGGTATGACTCCGCTGGTACAGGCGAATCGACTGGCGCGGCGGTTGGGTTTGAACAAGCTATTCATTAAAAATGACGCAGTGAATATGCCCACCCTCAGCTTTAAGGATCGGGTGGTATCCGTCGCTTTAACGCGGGCACGAGAACTGGGCTTTTCTACCGTGTCTTGTGCCAGTACTGGCAACCTGGCCAATTCCACAGCCGCGATCGCGGCTCATGCCGGATTAGATTGCTGTGTCTTCATTCCGGCAGATCTGGAAGCGGGTAAAGTCATGGGCACGTTAATCTACAGTCCCACGGTGATGGCTGTGCAGGGCAATTACGATCAGGTAAATCGCCTCTGCTCGGAAGTGGCTAATACCCACGGTTGGGGCTTTGTTAACATCAACCTGCGTCCTTACTACTCTGAAGGTTCCAAGACGCTGGGATATGAAGTGGCAGAACAATTGGGCTGGCAATTGCCCGATCATATTGTCGCGCCGCTGGCTTCGGGTTCCCTGTTCACCAAGATTTACAAAGGCTTCCGCGAATTTGTAGAAGTGGGGCTGGTCGAGGATAAGCCTGTGCGCTTCAGTGGTGCTCAGGCAGAAGGCTGTTCTCCGATTGCTCAAGCGTTCCGGGAAGAGCGGGACTTCATTTCTCCAGTGAAGCCAAACACAATTGCCAAGTCGATCGCGATCGGCAATCCGGCTGATGGGGTGTATGCGATCGATATTGCGCGGAAGACCAACGGTAATATTGAATCTGTCACCGATGCCGAAATCGTCGAAGGCATCAAGTTGCTGGCAGAAACCGAAGGCATTTTCACAGAAACCGCTGGGGGAACAACCGTTGCCGTGTTGAAGAAGCTGGTGGAAGCTGGCAAAATTGACCCAGATGAAACGACAGTCGTTTACATCACGGGCAATGGGTTGAAAACCCAGGAAGCCGTCCAGGGTTATGTTGGTGAACCGCTGACGATCGCACCCAAACTGGATAGCTTTGAGCGAGCACTGGAACGCTCTCGCACTCTGGATCGCCTGGAATGGCAACAGGTGCTGGTGTAG
- a CDS encoding class I SAM-dependent methyltransferase, with translation MATRKDTIFERFLAPVFKLFVNSEELNHLYQSIDWQTASERLTNPAVIYPTYYSSQNFHGIAGGYLTTGAAVSYDAVTHYALPPGESLVRQALIDAIQTKPRRILDLGCGTGSTTLMLKQAFPEAEVIGLDLSPYMLVAAEYKAQQAGLDIQWRHGKAEQTGFPAASFDLVTASLLFHETPPVISQAILRESLRLLMVGGEVLVLDGNQKVLRQTEWLTNIFEEPYIQDYAAESVDAWMGAAGFGAIQTQDVWLLHQLTRGVKPIKAQSVNFSELDVEIDGMGQWAPG, from the coding sequence ATGGCAACCCGCAAAGATACCATTTTTGAGCGTTTCTTAGCTCCGGTGTTCAAACTATTTGTTAATTCGGAGGAGCTAAATCACCTATATCAAAGTATTGATTGGCAAACCGCCAGCGAGCGTTTAACCAATCCGGCAGTCATTTATCCGACTTACTACAGCAGTCAAAACTTTCACGGCATTGCAGGCGGTTATCTCACAACCGGAGCGGCTGTGTCCTACGATGCCGTGACTCACTATGCGCTGCCTCCAGGAGAATCACTGGTACGGCAGGCATTGATTGATGCAATTCAAACCAAACCGCGCCGAATTTTGGATCTGGGCTGTGGCACCGGGTCTACGACCTTGATGCTGAAGCAGGCATTTCCTGAAGCTGAGGTGATTGGCCTGGATCTATCTCCTTATATGTTGGTAGCAGCCGAGTACAAAGCACAACAGGCTGGATTGGACATCCAATGGCGACATGGGAAGGCGGAACAAACTGGGTTTCCAGCGGCCTCCTTTGATCTGGTGACAGCCTCCTTACTGTTTCATGAAACCCCACCCGTGATCTCCCAGGCGATTTTGCGCGAAAGCTTGCGACTGCTGATGGTAGGTGGAGAAGTGTTGGTTTTGGATGGTAATCAAAAAGTGCTGCGGCAAACGGAATGGCTGACCAACATTTTTGAAGAACCGTACATCCAGGACTATGCGGCGGAAAGTGTGGATGCCTGGATGGGAGCAGCTGGCTTTGGGGCGATTCAAACTCAGGATGTGTGGTTGCTGCATCAACTGACCCGCGGCGTAAAACCCATCAAAGCTCAGTCCGTTAATTTTTCTGAGCTAGATGTGGAGATCGACGGCATGGGGCAATGGGCACCGGGATAG
- a CDS encoding iron uptake porin, producing MTNCLSFNGLRRHRSTTFWAALLISGAALGFATPKAIADEPSGAMDTLSGVAELQQGTPALDDDIAQVTSVSQLTDVKPTDWAYQALKSLVERYGCIVGYPDKTYRGNRALSRWEFAAGLNACLDKIQELIAAATADFVRKEDLETVKKLQEAFAAELSALRGRVDALEVRTATLEKQQFSTTTKLSGLAWFNVTGATSGGKNVQFEAIPVNGRAPSAAPNGDIRLAGRDPITGRPLVQTTDKAQITFSYLTWLTLNTSFTGRDSLVTQLAAGNGISPANQFASAGFFNSWGVPFTDQSASPVNGSSQVVIHDLFYTFPLGEAVNVTVGPRVNWYRHFDFNRYTFFLTGASSFDSIGSTQSNAIDRGSGAVIEWNISPQLRFAAAYLGENTEFLPGGIPGLNTSSNPNFGLFGGSNTTTAELTFSPSPKFNLRLMYNYSRLQAVFGQVGGAVGEPIPYGYLDAGPEFAIANGFSGGLKSATANFFAVNFDWAITNGFGIFGRYGYGQIFLQPIGKEVNVQSFQVGLGFPDLLKRGALGVVTFLMPMDIRSGRRYFAAGGGDGGTMYELEASYYYPITDNLSLVPAFYAIFNPNNFDSNPNVYVFNLRTQFSF from the coding sequence ATGACAAATTGTCTTTCTTTCAACGGGTTGAGGCGGCATCGATCGACCACCTTTTGGGCAGCACTGTTAATTTCTGGGGCAGCGTTAGGGTTTGCAACACCAAAAGCCATTGCAGATGAACCATCTGGAGCAATGGATACTCTGTCTGGGGTCGCTGAATTGCAGCAAGGCACTCCTGCCCTGGACGATGATATAGCTCAGGTTACATCTGTTTCTCAGTTAACGGATGTCAAGCCAACCGACTGGGCATATCAGGCGTTGAAATCCCTGGTGGAACGCTATGGTTGTATTGTGGGCTATCCCGATAAGACCTATCGCGGCAATCGTGCGCTCAGCCGCTGGGAATTTGCCGCTGGTCTGAATGCCTGTTTGGACAAAATTCAGGAATTGATTGCAGCAGCCACCGCTGATTTTGTCAGAAAGGAAGACCTGGAAACCGTGAAAAAGCTGCAAGAAGCCTTTGCGGCTGAGCTGTCTGCCCTTCGAGGTCGGGTGGATGCGCTGGAAGTGCGTACCGCTACTCTAGAAAAGCAGCAATTTTCTACCACCACAAAACTCAGTGGGTTAGCCTGGTTTAACGTCACAGGAGCAACTTCCGGCGGGAAAAACGTTCAGTTTGAAGCCATTCCCGTTAATGGCAGAGCGCCCAGTGCTGCTCCTAATGGGGACATCCGTTTGGCTGGACGAGATCCAATCACCGGTAGACCGCTGGTGCAGACCACGGATAAGGCTCAGATCACCTTTAGCTATTTAACCTGGCTGACGCTCAATACCTCCTTTACCGGAAGAGATAGCCTGGTGACTCAACTGGCTGCCGGCAATGGGATTTCCCCTGCGAACCAATTTGCTTCCGCAGGGTTCTTTAATTCCTGGGGGGTTCCCTTTACGGATCAATCGGCTAGCCCAGTGAATGGCAGTTCCCAGGTGGTGATTCACGATTTGTTCTATACCTTCCCGCTGGGTGAAGCTGTCAATGTAACAGTTGGCCCACGGGTGAACTGGTATCGCCACTTTGATTTCAACCGCTATACTTTCTTCTTGACGGGAGCCAGCAGTTTTGACTCGATCGGCAGTACCCAATCCAATGCGATCGATCGCGGGTCGGGAGCCGTCATTGAGTGGAACATCAGCCCCCAACTGCGTTTTGCGGCGGCCTACCTGGGTGAGAATACGGAATTCCTGCCAGGTGGGATCCCTGGGTTGAATACCTCCAGCAATCCCAACTTTGGTTTATTTGGAGGCTCCAATACGACAACAGCCGAGTTAACCTTCTCCCCCTCTCCCAAGTTCAACTTGCGCTTGATGTACAACTACTCCAGGCTGCAGGCGGTCTTTGGCCAAGTTGGGGGGGCCGTGGGTGAACCCATTCCCTATGGTTATCTAGATGCTGGCCCCGAGTTTGCGATCGCGAATGGCTTTAGTGGGGGATTAAAGTCTGCCACAGCAAACTTCTTTGCGGTTAACTTTGATTGGGCGATTACCAATGGATTTGGTATCTTCGGACGCTATGGCTATGGTCAGATCTTCCTGCAACCCATTGGCAAGGAAGTGAATGTCCAATCCTTCCAGGTGGGTTTGGGTTTCCCCGATCTGCTGAAGCGGGGAGCATTAGGGGTTGTTACCTTCCTGATGCCAATGGACATTCGCAGTGGCAGACGTTACTTTGCCGCTGGCGGAGGTGATGGTGGCACCATGTACGAGTTGGAAGCCAGTTACTACTATCCCATCACGGATAACCTTTCCCTGGTACCAGCCTTCTATGCCATCTTTAACCCCAATAACTTTGATAGCAACCCCAATGTGTACGTGTTCAACCTGAGAACCCAATTCAGTTTCTAG